A genome region from Nicotiana tabacum cultivar K326 chromosome 13, ASM71507v2, whole genome shotgun sequence includes the following:
- the LOC107795824 gene encoding putative clathrin assembly protein At4g40080 yields the protein MGKKITTLRDLIGAIKDKASQSKAAFISKPSNLSLHLAVLRATSHTPSTPPDDHHVSALLSLGNSSRATASSLIVIIMDRLHRTGDSTVALKCLLIIHHIIKRGPFILQDQLSVFPATGGHNYLKLSAFRDGATSATWAISAWIRFYARYIETLLFTSRILGYFLSSFSCSSEKDKQEEKISSFLNSDLIRDVDSLVQLIEETCKVPDSLLLEGNKLLYEVIGLLGNDYLSTVNELLSRLSEFKERLNCLSFGESVELGCILKRLEECKERLCVLFTVKKPSIELLWNLVNELSEKIENLKIGKEGPKLLTFGKASESARFDNRVMKFGDSIRFSSGRYEMNNLSLMIVQGKKMEKVQ from the coding sequence ATGGGGAAGAAAATAACAACACTAAGAGATCTCATAGGCGCCATTAAAGACAAAGCTTCACAATCCAAAGCTGCTTTCATCTCTAAACCAAGTAATCTATCTCTCCACCTCGCCGTCCTACGCGCCACCAGTCACACACCATCAACGCCGCCGGACGACCACCATGTCTCCGCCCTCTTATCCCTCGGTAACAGCTCACGCGCCACCGCTTCTTCCCTTATCGTCATCATCATGGACCGTCTCCACCGCACCGGAGACTCCACCGTCGCCCTAAAATGCCTCCTTATTATCCACCATATAATTAAACGTGGACCCTTTATTTTACAAGACCAGCTCTCCGTTTTTCCGGCCACCGGCGGACATAACTACTTAAAACTCTCCGCCTTCCGCGACGGCGCCACCTCTGCCACGTGGGCAATCTCTGCATGGATCAGATTTTACGCAAGATATATCGAAACCTTACTTTTTACCTCAAGAATCTTaggttattttctttcttctttttcatgCAGTTCCGAGAAAgataaacaagaagaaaaaatctCATCTTTTTTGAACTCAGATTTAATCAGGGACGTTGATTCTTTGGTTCAGTTGATTGAAGAAACATGCAAAGTACCTGATTCCCTCCTTTTAGAAGGTAACAAATTGTTGTATGAGGTAATTGGATTATTGGGTAATGATTATTTATCGACAGTTAATGAACTTTTATCAAGACTCAGTGAGTTTAAGGAAAGACTGAATTGTCTGAGTTTTGGTGAATCGGTCGAGTTGGGTTGTATTTTGAAGAGATTAGAAGAATGTAAAGAGAGATTATGTGTTTTGTTTACAGTGAAAAAGCCTTCAATTGAGTTATTATGGAATTTGGTTAATGAGTTGAGTGagaaaattgagaatttgaaaatTGGAAAAGAGGGTCCAAAGTTGCTAACGTTTGGGAAAGCAAGTGAGTCGGCTCGGTTTGATAACCGAGTTATGAAATTTGGTGACTCGATCCGGTTTTCTTCAGGAAGGTATGAGATGAATAATCTTTCTCTTATGATTGTGCAAggaaagaaaatggaaaaagttcaataa